ggaggctgaggctggaggatcgcttgagctcaggagctctgaACTGCAGCGGACTATGTCGATCGGGTGTCCGCACTAAGTTCGGTATCGATATGGTGCTCCTGGGGGAGCTCGGGACCACCAGGTCGTCTAAGGAGGGGTGCACCGGCCCAGGTCGGAAACGGAGCAGGTCAAAGTCCCCGTGCCGCTCAGTAGTGGGATCGCGCCTGTGAATAGACGCTGTAGTGCAGCCTGAGCGATACAGCGGGACCCAGtctttttacactctgcacactttacaacaaacagctgtgacagcttcatgttccaggaagaaacctcagaaagCAATGCTGCTTAGTCTGGCCCACACTGCCTCCatctggagaagaggagcacttACTATCAATCGCACCAATCAATGCAGCACCACAGAGACACATCACTATAATACTAGAACTAGCCTATATTGTGCTAtaactattttgttgtatatcATAACACAAGTTTTtacggtggtggaagaagtaagcAAAGTATTATCTTCCGGCCTCGTGCACAGCTCCCACAATACCATCACACATAGCACAGAGGGCTTTGGGGTGAGAAATGTCCATTACAATTTACATCAGAACACATAATTGCTCCTTTGCTGAGATATACATCACTCAGGAGGACATCAGTTTTCCCATAGTATGACAAGACATCCTCATGATCCAATATTAACTCTATGACAATTTTTTCCTAAGTTACACCGTTTACAGATCATACAGCCTAGTAACATTACTGACACAATTTGGGAATGATTTAAAGTTGATTACTTCTGTAAAACGAATATTTACAAGAACCTGCGGGTTTCTcgtaatattttgtacattatagGCTAATTGTCTGCTAACAATGTGCACACTGCACGTGGTGACAGGAATTTCAGTGTCTCCTGCAACAGAAATTCAAATCTTACCTCCAAAGCATATTtggcatactgtataaatgtgggtgctgtctgttaatattcGGTGTGCTCGGGCTGTATAGTCATATTTAGGgaagtgtatatatttttttatcttgggaaGAACAGTTTTCTCCAGAGCTCTTGGCTCATTAAACATCTTGCTGCTTATGAGAGGAGCTGTTGTGATTGGCATTAATCAAGCTTCCCGTAACtccacctgttgttgtgagaaatattctatttatcaatgaatttgagtttcagatgtttgttttactctttcatttcatcttatgtTCGTCGTCACggctatgtgacatcacagaggatgtccatattgatgtgtcatcagttgtCAGTTGACAACAGTGCTTATTTGACGTCATCAATGACAGCGTCAAGGCTTGGAACCGAGTTTATAAATAGGACCCCCTCCTGCCATCAATCTCCATTCCACACTCCCTCACAGGAGACGTGGAGGCTCTGATGCACTGCAGCACCATGGTAGCCCACGCCTCGGCCCACGTCTGCAGCCGAGGGGGGTCCTCGATAGCCGCCAGGTGTCATGCATCGCTGAGCTCGAGCTCGCGATGCATGACACCTGGGGGCCCTGCCAGTGCATAGATCTGGCCTAGTCTGTCGTGCTGGTATGGGAGGCCCAGGCAGCCTGGGTGCTTCAGAGCCTGTATatatgctgctttttttttttttttttttaaattttctttacttttctttcttcactgcatgcatacctttatgtacatttatgtacgtttatgtacatttatgtatatttatgtacatttatgtattttcatgtatatttatgtgcgtttatgtacatgtatgtactTTTATGTACGTTTAAGTGAATGTATGCACGTTTATgtatattcatgtatattcaTGTACGATCATGTACATTTGACGCACTGCGCGGGGCGCACTTGACTGACATTTTCGCCACATCACTGGGTTCACATCACTGGTCTGTAACGtgtcaacaacacacagactggTATTAAGCACTTTTACATGTCCACTGTTTGCCTCTTACAACTTGTTCTGGTTTTAGTCCTGTTCAGGATATGCCTGTATGAGTCTTacattatccaggtttctgatggtCGGTGTCAGAGTGACAAGTTCTGTCATTTCTGCATTAAGGTGGCATGTATTCTTATTTGCATATTAGTTATCGATGTCCTGACCAcgtttatattatgttatgtcaACTTTATTGTCAAACTCAGAGTCCATTCgaaaaaatgtacaatacaaacaatgtacaatatatagcctacattaaaataaaaagaaataaatcgccactttttacttatttatttattttgtataaaagtcagttataccattcttctaaacgatattccctcatttgttgttttgatgatggtggtggagagcgctgtctaacacgtcagtccaaaatctctcataggtgttcaatttgggttgagatctggtgactgcgagGGCCATAGTATAGACTAtgactcacatcattttcatactcatcaaaacattcagtgaccCCTAGTGAACATATAtattggggcattgtcatcctgaaagagaccactcatatcaggatagaaatgtttcatcataggagaaaggtgatgactcagaacaactttgtgttgatttgcagtgactcttccctctgagtggacaagtggacccaaaccatgccagcaaaatgccccccacagcataacagaaccaccagatcccctcactgtaggggtcaagcagTCAGACCTGTGccagcttttcctttaatttgtcaacgtctgtatatatatatatgatgacATCAATAAATTGGTAATGAGCATAGATCAAAACAGCAATTGGCCATAAAGATATGTTATAAAACTATGtatctttattaaaaacatgagacattatcAGTGAGTGATCTTTGGGAAACTGTTGACCTGTTTGATGAACCTTCAACACTGTAGTTCGCATTTTCGAAGCTGGATGCCGCTGGAGCGTGCTTCTTGGTGACATCACTTTTGTTAAATCCCAAAACTCCGATGAATCAGGTGTCTCTCGCCGGGTGCGGTGGCGCGCGCCTGTAATCCAAGTTACCgggaggctgaggctggaggatcgcttgagctcaggagctctgaACTGCAGCGGACTATGTCGATCGGGTGTCCGCACTAAGTTCGGTATCGATATGGTGCTCCTGGGGGAGCTCGGGACCACCAGGTCGTCTAAGGAGGGGTGCACCAGCCCAGGTCGGAAACGGAGCAGGTCAAAGCCCCCGTGCCGCTCAGTAGTGGGATCGCGCCTGTGAATAGACGCTGTAGTGCAGCCTGAGCGATACAGCGGGACCCAGtctttttacactctgcacactttacaacaaacagctgtgacagcttcatgttccaggaagaaacctcagaaagCAATGCTGCTTAGTCTGgcccacactgcctccacctggagaagaggagcacttACTATCAATCGCACCAATCAATGCAACATCACAGATAAACAGCACTATAGGCTATACTGTACACTATTACAAACTTTTCCTTTCAATTTTTGGATGAAATTATAGGAGAAAAAAGCTGTCCGTTTACTTTTCTAACAAggtaaataaaacatgtcaacagTAATTTGGGTAAGACAATCAGATCTACAGAATATCTGGATCACAAACATTAAActtcattttacttttgttgtaaggttgttgttgttgttgttgttgttgttgtggttgtgtgtgtgtttatctaaTATCAgaataaaatgtgaacattAAGGGTGACATGATACACTCACTGATTCATGGTTCAGTACACACCACACAGTTCACAGTTTGACAATCAACTCACAATAGctttaacaaaattaaaattgagACTTAatgtgtgaaaaacaaacatttaacctGCTGGGAGTCATAAGTGATCAGATTAAAAGTGATCTCCATTTTCAGATTCACAATGTATATTGTCATAGATTTGTACAGCTCTATATTCTGGTGCAACATATACCTTCAAGCGATTGCAGGTAATGATTGCAGTGATTGCAGGGAAAagtattttctcaattttctgtTAACTGTCAGTAAGTAAATCTCAAGTACAGTATACAATCTAGATCTGTGCTTAAGCTAAATTAGcctatgtaaaaaaaacaacattataaacaaataacattaaagacTTTACTGGTTGTCTGCATCACAAGCCACAGTAAGTCCCTGTTTTAATAAACCCTACATTAATTTTGGAAGCCACTGTAAATTTCACACGTGTCTTGAATTTTTGTGGTAGACTTACTCATGGATTTTCATTTGGATCTCAGCTTGTACATAGCCTATAGGTTACTGTATTATGCAAACCACTGAAATGCAGGAGCATCCGTTGTTTGTCAAGAGGTTAAACCACAGAGAGGAGGATAATAACAATATAAGAATGAGTATTTTAAAGATAACATACTTGAAACCACATATcctaattaaaacatgtaagGTTTTAACATTGATTTTTGGGAATTTGTTGATAGGCTTGATGAATCACTGTGCTGTTTGAACAGTTGAATAGTGCATGCTGCTGAAATTAAATCTAATATACTGACcagaaatttaattttaatgtgtgaattctaACACTGTTTTAATTCCACAACAAGCCTTTTGGACGAGAACACATTTGTCCTTCACAGACACAAATAAGTGTCAGTCTAATAGAAATGGTGTACTTGGTGCCACTTTTTTCTAGGGAAACAACAACAGTAGGCTCCTTTCAATCAGCCATAAATGAAGCTGTGTTTCTACGGTGCTAGTTAATGGCTCACCAGTCACAattcctgaaaaaaaacaaaaaaacaaaactggctAAACTATGGTTGAAACTCATTGCTGTAACTAACTTACTAACTGTACTAGCAATCAATAACACCAAACAGTGCAACACGAAAGATACTGTGAACTAAGAgattctcctctctctctctctctctctctctctgtgtaatgACTTTAGctttttaatttgttgtgaTACTTCCTGTTGTGTCAGTGTCTCCCCCAAAGCAAGAAAAACGTTAGGATCTCTTAGTTGTTCAGTAGGactaagtaaataaaaacagagccaataaaacaataactaaGCCTATTatgattttcatcatttctgtataTGACATTTTACACCTGTTCCTCGTGCTCCCCTCTGCCTTCTCATTGGGTAGCGCAGCTGTATTTCTGTTCCTATTGGCCTGACCACCTGTCGCTCAGACGGTTGTCGGGTCATTTCAGTCCACTGCTCGGTGTGTCAGGTCATTCTCGGTACCTGACAGTGAGACCAGGATGGCAGGACGGTTTCTCCTTCGAGCTTGTTCAACAACATTGCGGCTGAGGAGCCATGTGGCGGCTACACGGTCACACCGTGCCATGGGCACCCTGAAAGGTAAAATACTGATAATTACCGACGGCATAAAGCCTGTTTAAAGTGTCAAACAGTCCTGCAGACTGCGGTGAAAGCGCAGCTGTCCGCGCTTATAAATGTGTATAGACAGGGAACTTGAGGGGGTTACACCGATAGTCAGTATTCAAGCGGTATTTTTAGTTTATTGCGCAGTTAGGTGGCTAAAACGCTATATCATACATGACGTCTGTAATATATTAACTAGCTGCCACTGGTGCTGTATTATATACAGATGGTAGATAACAGTTTTGTTTATTCGCTGAAAATATAAACTGTTTGTGGTCACTTTATGTGCTGTAAAATTATTGTGTACCACCGACATGCGCCTAAAATGTTTGAATCAAATAATGAAGGTCATTTGGATCATAACTTGTGGAAAGGCCTCTGATAGACCCACCTCCTTTGGCAGGCGTCTGTTGGTGTGGTGCCAGTATCCTGTTAAGGGACAGTACGCTGGTGTGGGTGGTGTCCAGTGCCCGTCTGTAATGTGCATAGAGCACAAGCTGGCATGACGACTTTGAAGGTGGTTTCCAATTTATAATGGATCTTTATGTAAAGCTTTGCTATATCATTTTCAGGAATACCAACAGATGACGAACAGGCCACTGGACTGGAGCGACGTACCCTGCAGGCCTTTAAACAGGGAAAGGTAGGCTACTGTACATGTAAGTATTGTTTAATTCTCATACAGTATTAACTTATCTATGTTCACACTACAGGATCCCTACAGCATTCTGAAGCCGAAGCAGCATGCTGGAACCAAGGAAGACCCTCACATTGTGCCATGCATTGGAACCAAGAGGCTGGTGGGCTGTCTCTGTAAGTGATGTTTAGTAAGGGAAGAATCTATTGGTTTATTATCAATGTGTACATGACAAAACCAGGATGACCATAATATAATTCTCTGCAGGCGAGGAAGACAACACAGCTATAGTGTGGTTCTGGCTTCATGAGGGAGCTGGCGAGCGCTGTCCTTCCTGTGGTTCCCACTATAAGTTGGTCCACCACGAGCTGCCCCATTGAAACTGAGTTCATCACCAAAAGCTCTGTACAAATGGGACATCATCCTTATTTGCCTCCTTCATGGCCATATACGACAATGTCTGCATATCATTTCACATGTACAGTTTAGCATTAAAATGTATACCTGAACTGGATTGTCTCGATAGAAATCTGTTGTTAGGTTCTTAATAAGCGAACAGATTAACATCCATCAAGCTGTGACAAAGGGTAAGTAAATCTATAAAAGCCGAAAATATGAACTATTTTCATTGATATGGTGTATGATGAAACACTGGAAATAATGCTCTGGTTTCAGTTATGTTTGCATTACACAGTAGATAAAGaatt
This genomic stretch from Thunnus albacares chromosome 14, fThuAlb1.1, whole genome shotgun sequence harbors:
- the LOC122996840 gene encoding cytochrome c oxidase subunit 5B, mitochondrial — its product is MAGRFLLRACSTTLRLRSHVAATRSHRAMGTLKGIPTDDEQATGLERRTLQAFKQGKDPYSILKPKQHAGTKEDPHIVPCIGTKRLVGCLCEEDNTAIVWFWLHEGAGERCPSCGSHYKLVHHELPH